A section of the Rhodothermus sp. genome encodes:
- a CDS encoding DUF2726 domain-containing protein yields the protein MRTSPPNDVETLYRHVRDQAWTPALDLLYRHRSKLKTDPLWRHAATVLMQQVHTHLHEVSEAVLEQLFLLHTGRLYELPEAIFTDLIAELVRRHTDRPEIARRYARWCPTHPECARLLEPAVAPVAWEDWDGFAVQRHLPTQPATPPSLFRSRQEFVFFQAVREVFPTYLVYPNVALSCLIEYDRVADRLNEEERRYALQALVDCAVFDPDDAYRPRYCFELDSPLHAVAERRMRDMLKTRILQQAGLPLYRIRPPSSSVDRTALVALLRRLLQAGS from the coding sequence ATGCGTACCTCTCCCCCGAATGACGTCGAGACCCTGTACCGTCATGTGCGAGATCAGGCCTGGACACCTGCCCTGGATTTGCTCTACCGGCACCGGTCCAAGCTGAAGACGGATCCTCTGTGGCGCCACGCCGCTACGGTGCTTATGCAACAGGTGCATACGCACCTGCACGAAGTGAGCGAAGCTGTTCTGGAGCAACTTTTCCTGCTACACACCGGACGGCTCTACGAACTGCCCGAAGCCATCTTCACCGACCTGATTGCTGAGCTGGTACGTCGCCACACCGACCGGCCCGAAATCGCCCGACGCTATGCCCGCTGGTGTCCAACCCATCCGGAATGTGCGCGCCTGCTTGAACCTGCCGTTGCTCCAGTTGCCTGGGAAGACTGGGATGGTTTTGCCGTGCAACGCCACCTGCCGACACAGCCTGCCACCCCTCCGTCGCTCTTCCGCTCCCGGCAGGAGTTTGTGTTTTTTCAAGCTGTCCGCGAAGTATTTCCTACCTACCTGGTCTATCCAAACGTAGCACTTTCATGTCTGATCGAATACGACCGCGTGGCCGATCGGCTGAATGAAGAGGAGCGCCGCTATGCGCTGCAGGCATTGGTGGACTGCGCCGTCTTCGATCCGGACGACGCTTACCGCCCCCGCTACTGTTTTGAACTGGATAGCCCCCTCCATGCTGTGGCGGAACGTCGCATGCGCGACATGCTCAAGACGCGGATCTTACAGCAGGCCGGACTTCCCCTCTACCGCATCCGTCCCCCTTCGTCATCGGTCGATCGCACCGCTCTTGTAGCATTGCTACGTCGGCTTTTGCAGGCCGGCTCTTGA
- a CDS encoding heavy metal translocating P-type ATPase, translating into MTRVRVELPVILPDIPDEQDPCVQRLQASLSVKPGIEHVHVVPPQDGTPACLCVHYDPDQISLDEIERWVRQEGAALTEQYGHLVLPVSGIRNIRHAQRLERRLLREQGILDAQVSAAGVVRLEYDRRHWQETAVRALIEQLGLTILPAFPTPAPEEKHVHAGIFGERTELIYALLCGFFLGSSWAAETWLNVPAFLPRIGYLLSYFFGGYYTLRETWESLKQRQLNIDFLMLAAATGAAWLGHWAEGAFLLFLFSLGHALEHYAMGRAQRAIRSLGELMPRTALRKANGTLQEVPVETLQVGDVVVVRPGERIPVDAIVIEGQSSVNQAPVTGESIPVDKLPHPNPQEALQQWERLSDAHRVFAGTLNGNGSLTLLVARESKDSTIARLMQLVMEAEARKSPTQRFTERFERFFVPAVLLFDLLVMLGGTLLLGWPVATAFYRAMAVLVAASPCALAISTPSAILSGLARAAQRGVLIKGGAPLETLALVRTIAFDKTGTLTRGRPQVTDIWPAPGASQALLLETLLAVERLSDHPLAEAVVQHIERTASFAHLPDPIDMETVPGHGIRARIDGEPVYIGNLRLFEQEQIPVPPALQQRIQALEQEGKTTMLVRRGSRFLGIVALRDDPRPEAAAVIRALHQLGIQRILLISGDNNRVVQAIAQQVGLDEAQGNLLPEDKVTAIRQLRTETPPVAMVGDGINDAPALAQADVGIAMGAAGSDLALETADIALMANSLQGLPFARALSLQTRRIIKQNLWISLGMVAFLIPAALLGLQLGVTVMFHEGSTLVVVFNALRLLTYSYPS; encoded by the coding sequence ATGACCCGCGTACGTGTAGAGTTACCGGTCATTCTTCCCGATATTCCGGACGAGCAGGACCCCTGTGTGCAGCGCCTGCAGGCCTCTTTGTCCGTAAAGCCCGGTATTGAGCACGTGCATGTAGTGCCGCCACAAGATGGCACACCCGCGTGCCTGTGCGTTCATTACGATCCAGACCAGATAAGTCTGGACGAGATTGAGCGCTGGGTGCGTCAGGAAGGCGCCGCGCTTACCGAACAGTATGGGCATCTGGTACTACCGGTCTCAGGCATTCGCAATATTCGACACGCCCAGCGTTTAGAACGTCGCCTTCTGCGCGAGCAGGGCATCCTGGATGCCCAGGTAAGCGCAGCCGGGGTCGTGCGCCTCGAATACGACCGTCGCCACTGGCAGGAGACTGCGGTTCGTGCGCTGATTGAACAGCTCGGTCTGACCATTCTGCCTGCATTTCCTACTCCTGCCCCTGAAGAGAAACATGTACACGCGGGCATTTTCGGAGAACGAACGGAACTGATTTACGCCCTGCTCTGCGGATTCTTCCTGGGAAGCAGCTGGGCCGCGGAGACCTGGCTGAACGTACCTGCCTTCTTGCCCCGTATCGGGTATCTGTTGTCCTACTTCTTCGGCGGCTATTACACCCTTCGTGAAACCTGGGAAAGCCTGAAACAGCGGCAACTCAACATTGATTTTTTGATGCTGGCAGCAGCCACTGGTGCCGCATGGCTGGGCCACTGGGCCGAAGGGGCCTTTCTCCTGTTTTTGTTCAGTCTGGGCCACGCCCTGGAACACTATGCCATGGGTCGGGCCCAGCGAGCAATCCGATCACTGGGCGAACTCATGCCGCGCACCGCGCTACGAAAAGCAAACGGCACGCTGCAAGAAGTCCCTGTAGAAACCTTGCAGGTAGGCGATGTCGTGGTGGTACGTCCAGGCGAACGCATCCCTGTAGATGCCATCGTGATCGAAGGGCAGAGCAGTGTCAATCAGGCGCCGGTCACAGGGGAAAGCATTCCGGTGGACAAGCTGCCTCATCCGAATCCTCAGGAAGCCCTCCAGCAATGGGAGCGTCTTTCGGATGCACACCGTGTGTTTGCGGGCACCCTGAATGGCAACGGCTCCCTGACCCTTCTGGTTGCTCGAGAAAGCAAAGACTCCACCATCGCGCGATTGATGCAACTGGTCATGGAGGCAGAAGCCCGCAAGTCGCCCACGCAGCGGTTCACCGAACGCTTCGAACGTTTCTTCGTGCCTGCGGTGTTGCTCTTTGATCTACTGGTAATGCTCGGTGGTACGCTGTTGCTGGGATGGCCCGTAGCGACAGCCTTCTATCGGGCCATGGCGGTGCTGGTAGCCGCCAGCCCCTGCGCACTGGCCATCTCAACCCCCAGTGCCATTCTAAGTGGTCTGGCCCGGGCTGCCCAGCGTGGTGTTCTGATTAAAGGCGGCGCTCCCCTGGAAACCCTGGCGCTGGTGCGCACCATCGCCTTTGATAAAACCGGCACCCTTACCCGGGGACGCCCCCAGGTTACCGACATATGGCCCGCTCCAGGAGCCTCTCAAGCATTACTGTTGGAAACCTTGCTGGCTGTCGAGCGCCTCTCTGATCATCCACTGGCTGAAGCGGTAGTACAACACATCGAACGCACCGCTTCCTTCGCCCACCTGCCCGATCCAATCGATATGGAAACCGTGCCCGGACATGGAATCCGCGCCCGCATTGATGGCGAACCTGTATACATTGGCAACCTTCGGCTATTCGAACAGGAACAGATTCCGGTTCCTCCTGCCCTCCAACAACGCATTCAAGCCCTGGAGCAGGAGGGCAAAACGACTATGCTGGTTCGTCGCGGATCCCGCTTTCTGGGCATTGTCGCCTTGCGAGATGACCCGCGGCCCGAAGCAGCTGCCGTCATCCGAGCCCTGCACCAACTGGGTATTCAACGAATACTCTTGATCTCCGGAGATAATAACCGCGTAGTGCAGGCCATCGCTCAACAAGTGGGTCTTGATGAAGCGCAGGGCAACTTACTCCCGGAAGACAAAGTAACCGCGATTCGTCAACTCCGAACAGAAACGCCACCGGTTGCCATGGTCGGCGATGGTATCAACGACGCGCCCGCACTGGCCCAGGCCGATGTAGGCATTGCGATGGGGGCGGCGGGTTCCGATTTAGCGCTGGAAACAGCCGATATCGCGCTCATGGCAAATTCCCTGCAAGGCCTTCCCTTTGCCCGTGCACTTAGCTTGCAAACGCGCCGAATCATTAAACAGAACCTTTGGATCAGCCTGGGCATGGTCGCCTTCCTGATCCCAGCCGCCCTGCTGGGACTGCAGCTGGGCGTGACCGTTATGTTTCATGAAGGCTCCACGCTGGTGGTCGTCTTCAATGCGCTGCGGCTGTTGACCTACTCGTATCCTTCGTAG
- a CDS encoding TonB-dependent receptor has product MRRYLLLGLLFLVAGTAYGQGVTTSAMRGVVRDEQGEPLPGANVVATHLPSGTQYGTATNIDGVFFIPNMRVGGPYQVRITFVGYQPYVRENVMLRLGETFVLNVRLEPQVAELEAVEVVAAAGVFDATRTGVGVNLDETRINTAPTVGRDLADFVRLVPQAYVENDDDDGPAISIAGQNNRYNAIFIDGAVNNDVFGLSAQGTNGGQTGATPISLDAIEQFQINISPYDVTQSGFTGGAINAVTRSGTNQYEGSIYYFLRNEMLAGLTPKPLPGQQRERLPDFINQRYGFRLGGPILRNKLFFFVNAELLRSETPQPYVPGEYLGESANRLDEIRTVLREELGYDPGTYGTKAATLDDNKLLVRLDWNINPQHKLSARLSYSASDNRDEFDSGPFQIVFLDRTEVFPNRTLFTTVELNSVLGASYANKLIVGYTRVRDDRDIDRQPFPTVNIADGQGDILLGPEPFSTANMLNQDIFTITNNFNWFKGRHTFTLGAHFEYYNIANLFIPFNFGWYFYDSVDDFLQSVCAASARDGQLVTPTCQAYGLDVEPASAFFQRGFSLVGSDIGDEADNIGAFKAFQIGFYVQDEFQVNDRLRVTAGLRFDIPKITTRPRYAPDVFDTTIPAVSQYYDLEGARPGQTPRALLYVSPRVGFNYDLSTNGRRAQLRGGAGIFLGRVPFVWPGGMFLNNGVNTGFIFRGGPVEFRPDPRNALSPVDFGIPPDALIPSGRLEIFARDFRYPRVFRTSIGLDYELPYGIIATLEGQFTKTLNNILIKNINLKPQNARLDGPDNRPIYAYGFDARGRVNRRASLIDDRYSSIMLATNTSKGYTYDFTIQLQKEFGRTLYASLSYTYGDAFAVNDGTSSQIVSLWRYNEHVNGANNIGLARSDFSIGHRILGQLTYRRTFFNRLATTITLFYTGESGRPFSYTIGRSRYMVGEGPESRDVALFYVPRNASELVFKPYVSGGRTITPEEQAAALEAFIEGNPYLRKRRGKYAERNGDRTPFESVLDLKIAQEVFTNIGGRRHKIELTLDIFNFTNLLGELFGAEWGIRYNRPFQYAVVQFEEFRDPENGDLTPVYTFRLLDIKSKQDIFDRLVKDFGTYSSRWQMQLGLRYTF; this is encoded by the coding sequence ATGCGACGGTATCTTTTGCTCGGGTTGCTCTTTCTGGTGGCCGGAACGGCCTATGGGCAGGGTGTGACGACGTCTGCTATGCGCGGGGTTGTGCGCGATGAGCAGGGTGAGCCGCTGCCTGGCGCCAATGTTGTAGCGACCCACCTTCCTTCAGGCACGCAATATGGAACCGCCACCAACATAGACGGCGTCTTTTTCATTCCCAATATGCGCGTGGGGGGGCCCTACCAGGTACGCATTACCTTTGTGGGCTACCAGCCCTATGTGCGCGAAAACGTTATGCTGCGGCTGGGTGAGACCTTTGTGTTAAACGTGCGCCTGGAACCGCAAGTAGCCGAGCTGGAAGCCGTAGAGGTCGTGGCGGCAGCTGGCGTATTTGATGCGACCCGCACCGGTGTAGGTGTCAATCTGGACGAAACCCGCATCAATACCGCCCCTACAGTCGGGCGCGATCTGGCTGACTTTGTGCGGCTGGTGCCTCAGGCCTACGTCGAAAATGATGACGATGATGGCCCTGCCATTTCCATTGCGGGCCAGAATAACCGCTACAATGCCATCTTTATCGACGGCGCGGTCAATAACGACGTATTTGGCCTTTCGGCTCAGGGCACCAATGGCGGACAGACGGGCGCCACGCCTATCAGCCTGGATGCCATTGAACAGTTCCAGATCAACATTTCGCCCTACGACGTTACCCAGAGCGGATTCACCGGTGGGGCCATTAATGCCGTAACCCGTAGTGGCACGAACCAATACGAAGGGTCCATCTATTATTTCCTGCGCAACGAAATGCTGGCCGGGCTGACTCCCAAACCCCTACCAGGTCAGCAGCGCGAGCGTCTGCCTGACTTTATCAACCAGCGCTACGGTTTCCGGTTAGGTGGGCCCATTCTGCGCAACAAGCTGTTCTTCTTTGTCAACGCCGAGCTGCTTCGCTCCGAAACCCCGCAACCCTACGTGCCGGGCGAATACCTGGGCGAGTCGGCCAATCGGCTGGATGAAATCCGTACCGTACTTCGGGAAGAGCTGGGCTACGATCCGGGCACTTACGGCACCAAAGCGGCCACACTGGACGACAATAAGTTGCTGGTGCGCCTGGACTGGAATATCAATCCGCAGCACAAGCTAAGTGCCCGCCTGAGCTATTCCGCTTCGGATAACCGTGACGAGTTCGATAGCGGCCCCTTCCAGATCGTCTTTCTGGACCGCACCGAGGTGTTCCCCAACCGCACGCTCTTCACTACCGTCGAGCTGAACAGTGTGTTGGGCGCCTCGTATGCCAACAAATTAATTGTTGGCTACACGCGCGTTCGAGACGACCGGGATATTGACCGTCAGCCTTTCCCAACGGTCAACATCGCCGACGGTCAGGGCGATATTCTCCTGGGCCCCGAGCCCTTCTCTACGGCCAATATGCTTAACCAGGACATCTTTACCATCACGAACAATTTCAACTGGTTCAAAGGACGGCACACGTTTACACTGGGAGCCCATTTTGAGTATTACAACATTGCCAACCTGTTCATCCCCTTCAACTTCGGCTGGTATTTCTACGACAGTGTAGACGACTTTCTGCAGTCCGTCTGCGCAGCCAGCGCTCGTGATGGTCAGCTCGTCACGCCAACCTGTCAGGCCTATGGCCTGGACGTCGAGCCGGCCAGTGCCTTCTTCCAGCGAGGATTTTCCCTGGTAGGTAGTGATATTGGCGACGAAGCGGATAACATCGGGGCCTTCAAGGCCTTTCAGATCGGCTTCTATGTACAGGACGAGTTCCAGGTAAATGACCGTCTCCGCGTAACCGCTGGCCTTCGGTTTGATATTCCGAAGATCACCACACGGCCACGCTATGCGCCTGACGTGTTCGATACGACCATTCCAGCTGTCTCCCAGTACTATGATTTAGAAGGAGCTCGTCCCGGCCAAACCCCACGCGCATTGCTGTACGTCTCCCCGCGCGTTGGCTTCAACTATGATCTGTCCACCAATGGTCGTCGCGCTCAGCTCCGCGGTGGAGCCGGCATTTTCCTGGGCCGCGTCCCATTTGTCTGGCCGGGTGGTATGTTTCTCAACAATGGGGTCAACACAGGCTTCATCTTCCGTGGTGGGCCTGTAGAGTTTCGGCCTGACCCCCGAAACGCCCTCAGCCCGGTAGACTTTGGCATTCCACCGGATGCTCTGATCCCAAGCGGCCGACTGGAAATTTTCGCTCGTGACTTCCGTTATCCGCGTGTCTTCCGTACCAGCATCGGCCTTGACTACGAACTGCCTTACGGCATCATCGCCACTCTGGAAGGACAGTTCACCAAAACCCTCAACAACATTCTCATCAAAAACATCAACCTCAAGCCCCAGAATGCCCGGCTCGACGGACCGGACAACCGCCCCATCTATGCCTATGGGTTTGATGCGCGGGGACGCGTCAACCGTCGAGCCAGCCTGATCGACGATCGCTACTCCTCCATCATGCTGGCGACCAATACCTCAAAGGGCTACACTTACGACTTCACCATTCAATTGCAGAAAGAATTCGGCCGTACGCTCTACGCCAGTCTGTCCTATACCTATGGCGATGCGTTCGCCGTCAATGACGGGACTTCCTCCCAGATCGTATCGCTCTGGCGTTATAACGAACATGTAAACGGTGCCAACAACATCGGACTGGCCCGGTCTGACTTCTCCATTGGCCATCGGATTCTGGGCCAGCTAACCTATCGTCGTACTTTCTTTAATCGGTTGGCTACTACGATCACCCTGTTCTACACCGGGGAGTCAGGCCGTCCCTTCTCCTATACCATCGGCCGCAGCCGTTATATGGTCGGTGAGGGGCCGGAATCCCGCGATGTGGCCCTGTTCTACGTGCCCCGCAACGCCAGCGAACTGGTCTTCAAACCCTACGTCAGTGGCGGACGCACGATCACACCGGAGGAGCAAGCCGCAGCGCTCGAAGCCTTCATCGAAGGCAATCCCTACCTCCGGAAGCGGCGAGGCAAATATGCAGAACGCAATGGCGACCGGACTCCCTTTGAATCCGTACTTGATCTGAAAATCGCTCAAGAAGTTTTCACCAATATCGGGGGTCGCCGGCACAAGATCGAGCTAACGCTTGACATTTTTAACTTTACCAACCTGCTGGGTGAGCTTTTCGGTGCCGAATGGGGCATTCGCTACAACCGCCCCTTCCAGTATGCCGTGGTGCAGTTTGAAGAATTCAGAGATCCCGAAAATGGTGATCTGACCCCGGTCTACACGTTCCGTTTGCTCGATATCAAGAGCAAGCAGGATATTTTTGACCGGCTGGTCAAAGATTTTGGCACCTATAGCTCACGCTGGCAAATGCAGCTTGGCCTGCGCTATACTTTCTAA
- a CDS encoding prolyl oligopeptidase family serine peptidase, whose translation MKRLVTGWILLLLLSVVARGQPQLTVEKIMQDPKTWIGDWPDHPFWSEDGQFLYFWWNPKGQFPADSLFKVSRDGGVPEKVSPEERRNLPPAFDGWHHGEWVYDADFRRKVFVRDGDLYLYDRRERRLIRLTRTPTRERNPRFTPDGQAIVFVKENNLFQLDLRTGALTQLTDLRRGSAPRERKPDAQDAFLEAQQRALFEVIRKRVAQREAREKARERDRRAENPPPTFYYGNKSVEQLQLDPTGRFVTFALTTPSPRDKQTAVMDYVTESGYARELPARPKVGVPPRSFELYVQDLLRDTTYQIDLHQVPGAYDVPAYLRAQGVEPDSQKTRRFLYAYGPYWSGDGRYAVLEIRARDNKDRWIVRLNPETGRLTVLDRQHDEAWIAGPGISWFGGRSTMGWLPDNRHFYFQSERTGYSHLYVVDVETGQIRQLTDGKFEVFNPFISRDGRYWYFTSSEGSPFERHFYRMPIDGGPRERLTTLAGRNDVVLSPDEQVMGIRYSYSNRPPEIYLQPLRRGRSGEPRRITHSPTDEWLAYPWRDPEIRFIPASDGAQVPARVYEPDSLNGAAVFFVHGAGYLQNVHRWWSSYFREYMFHNLLADRGYLVLDLDYRGSAGYGRDWRTAIYRHMGGRDLQDYVDASRYVQERYGIPPERVFIYGGSYGGFLTLMALFTEGEHFGGGAALRAVTDWAHYNHPYTSNILNTPETDSIAYVRSSPIYHAEGLEDPLLMCHGLVDTNVQPQDIFRLVQRLIELGKEDWELAVYPVEGHGFREPSSWTDEYKRILKLIEETVGPTRPLHCDE comes from the coding sequence ATGAAACGTCTGGTCACCGGATGGATCCTGCTGTTACTGCTGAGCGTGGTGGCCCGGGGCCAGCCACAGCTTACTGTGGAAAAGATTATGCAGGATCCCAAAACCTGGATCGGCGACTGGCCCGATCATCCATTCTGGTCCGAAGACGGCCAGTTTCTTTACTTCTGGTGGAATCCAAAGGGTCAATTTCCTGCAGATTCACTTTTCAAGGTTTCCCGCGATGGGGGTGTTCCGGAGAAGGTTTCGCCCGAAGAGCGCCGCAACCTGCCGCCGGCTTTTGATGGCTGGCATCATGGCGAATGGGTCTATGACGCAGACTTCCGCCGCAAGGTGTTCGTACGGGACGGCGATCTGTACCTTTATGATCGCCGAGAACGGCGTCTGATCCGTCTGACCCGGACGCCCACCCGGGAGCGCAATCCGCGCTTTACGCCCGATGGACAGGCCATCGTATTCGTCAAGGAAAACAATCTATTTCAGCTGGACCTGCGCACCGGGGCACTTACGCAGCTGACCGATCTGCGGCGTGGCAGTGCACCGCGCGAGCGCAAGCCTGATGCGCAAGATGCCTTTCTCGAAGCACAGCAACGAGCGCTTTTTGAGGTGATCCGCAAGCGTGTGGCGCAGCGGGAAGCCCGCGAAAAGGCACGGGAGCGAGATCGTCGGGCAGAAAATCCGCCGCCTACTTTCTATTATGGAAACAAAAGCGTAGAACAACTGCAGCTCGACCCTACTGGTCGTTTCGTTACGTTTGCGCTGACAACGCCTTCGCCGCGGGACAAGCAGACGGCCGTGATGGACTACGTGACGGAGTCGGGCTACGCCCGGGAGTTACCGGCGCGGCCCAAGGTGGGCGTGCCACCACGCAGCTTTGAGCTGTACGTGCAGGACCTGCTGCGCGACACCACCTACCAGATCGATCTGCATCAGGTCCCCGGAGCTTATGATGTGCCTGCATACCTGCGAGCGCAGGGCGTCGAGCCTGATTCGCAGAAGACCAGACGCTTTCTGTATGCCTATGGACCTTACTGGAGCGGCGATGGCCGCTATGCCGTGCTGGAGATCCGTGCGCGCGACAATAAGGACCGCTGGATCGTGCGGCTCAATCCGGAGACAGGCCGTCTGACGGTGCTCGATCGCCAGCATGATGAAGCCTGGATTGCCGGACCCGGTATCTCCTGGTTTGGCGGACGTAGCACGATGGGCTGGTTGCCGGATAACCGTCATTTTTATTTTCAGAGCGAGCGTACCGGCTATAGCCATCTGTACGTAGTGGACGTGGAGACCGGCCAGATTCGCCAGCTCACCGATGGCAAATTCGAAGTGTTCAATCCCTTTATTTCGCGCGATGGCCGCTACTGGTATTTTACCAGCAGCGAGGGTTCGCCATTTGAACGTCATTTTTATCGAATGCCTATCGACGGGGGACCACGCGAGCGGCTCACCACACTGGCAGGCCGCAACGACGTGGTGCTGAGTCCGGATGAACAGGTCATGGGCATTCGATATTCCTACAGTAACCGTCCCCCGGAGATTTATCTGCAGCCTCTGCGACGGGGGCGCTCCGGCGAGCCGAGGCGCATTACGCACTCGCCTACAGACGAATGGCTGGCTTATCCCTGGCGCGATCCGGAGATCCGGTTCATTCCAGCCTCCGACGGTGCACAGGTGCCGGCCCGCGTCTACGAGCCCGACTCGCTCAACGGTGCGGCCGTTTTCTTCGTGCATGGAGCGGGCTATTTGCAAAACGTCCACCGGTGGTGGAGCAGCTACTTCCGCGAGTACATGTTCCATAACCTGCTGGCTGATCGCGGCTATCTGGTACTGGATCTCGACTATCGAGGCTCGGCGGGCTACGGACGCGACTGGCGCACAGCCATCTATCGTCACATGGGTGGCCGCGACCTGCAGGACTATGTGGATGCATCGCGCTATGTACAGGAACGCTACGGCATTCCGCCCGAGCGCGTCTTCATCTACGGTGGCTCCTATGGCGGCTTCCTCACGCTCATGGCGCTTTTCACCGAAGGAGAGCACTTCGGAGGCGGCGCAGCGCTTCGGGCGGTAACCGACTGGGCGCACTACAACCATCCCTATACCTCGAACATTTTGAACACGCCGGAGACCGACTCGATCGCCTACGTGCGCTCCTCGCCCATTTACCATGCGGAGGGGTTGGAAGACCCCCTGCTCATGTGCCATGGACTGGTGGACACGAACGTCCAGCCACAGGATATCTTCCGCTTGGTGCAGCGACTGATTGAGCTGGGCAAAGAAGACTGGGAGTTGGCCGTCTATCCGGTCGAAGGCCATGGCTTCCGAGAGCCCTCGAGCTGGACGGATGAGTATAAACGCATCCTGAAATTGATTGAGGAGACAGTTGGGCCGACACGTCCTCTTCATTGTGATGAATGA
- a CDS encoding 6-bladed beta-propeller, translating into MRYLAIGLMLIGSLIGCRPSPPPETLYPLPERLRGPFDFVLSSDAARQAPPEDWAVVEVLEKATVRQMIGAAEGQGPEYFLGRVVYATFDPEGRLVVVDGDNGEVRFFDRAGRFLFKVGRKGMGPGEFDQPAYVAFDSRGWLYVMEEGRPRLHRYRPEGTGFVLDQTYNLGAQLQASPIGWCLLADTLYVYTQSAQWQEQPMFQVLTLEGALVRSFGRQDAYPPEALPEGFDPLMLEAQLYCDPYGPGLLLAYRYLPVAAYYGTDGTRRWQARIDGAPILAYRLIEGRRLRPTLRDRGYVLRSVLPLPGGRVLFYLVYQERRSLQPLAAKTIASYVFALDPAQRRWYGQEVAFPFSHLYAWQGTDGLGISLASELPHVALFRFPERLSGS; encoded by the coding sequence ATGAGGTATCTGGCGATAGGGCTGATGCTAATAGGGAGTCTGATCGGTTGCCGTCCTTCGCCTCCGCCCGAAACGCTTTACCCGCTGCCGGAACGGCTGCGGGGACCGTTTGATTTCGTACTATCGTCGGATGCGGCGCGCCAGGCTCCCCCAGAGGACTGGGCGGTCGTGGAAGTTCTGGAGAAAGCAACGGTGCGCCAGATGATTGGCGCTGCCGAGGGACAGGGACCGGAATACTTTCTGGGACGGGTCGTTTACGCTACGTTCGATCCGGAAGGTCGGCTGGTGGTCGTCGATGGGGACAACGGAGAGGTCCGTTTTTTCGATCGCGCCGGCCGCTTTTTGTTCAAAGTGGGGCGAAAAGGGATGGGACCGGGAGAGTTCGACCAGCCCGCCTATGTGGCGTTTGACAGTCGCGGCTGGCTGTACGTGATGGAAGAAGGACGCCCCCGTTTGCATCGTTATCGCCCGGAAGGGACAGGGTTTGTGCTGGACCAGACGTATAACCTCGGGGCCCAGCTACAGGCCAGTCCAATTGGATGGTGTCTGTTGGCGGATACCCTGTACGTGTACACCCAGTCGGCACAGTGGCAGGAGCAGCCGATGTTTCAGGTGTTGACGCTGGAGGGTGCGCTCGTGCGCTCCTTTGGTAGGCAGGACGCCTATCCGCCTGAGGCACTTCCAGAGGGATTTGATCCGCTTATGCTGGAAGCCCAGTTGTATTGTGATCCGTATGGTCCCGGTTTGCTGCTGGCCTATCGATATCTCCCTGTGGCTGCCTATTATGGCACAGATGGGACCCGGCGGTGGCAGGCGCGGATCGACGGAGCGCCTATTCTGGCCTACCGCCTCATAGAAGGACGTCGTCTGCGGCCAACGTTGCGCGATCGGGGCTATGTGCTGCGGAGCGTGTTGCCTCTACCGGGCGGCAGGGTGCTCTTCTACTTGGTATATCAGGAGCGACGGTCTCTGCAACCTCTGGCCGCTAAGACGATCGCTTCGTATGTCTTTGCGTTGGATCCGGCACAACGGCGGTGGTACGGTCAGGAGGTAGCCTTCCCCTTCTCCCACCTTTACGCGTGGCAGGGGACCGATGGGCTGGGTATCAGTCTGGCGTCTGAGCTACCCCATGTGGCATTGTTTCGTTTTCCAGAACGGTTAAGTGGCTCGTAA